Genomic segment of Dactylococcopsis salina PCC 8305:
CTACCTCTGTTCAAGGTCAGTCTTCTGTTATTCTTATGCTCGATCGAGGTGACAAAGTTTCCGTCAAAGACTTTAATTTAAATTGATTGAGCGAGCCTATAGCAGTTCTAATTCTTATGTAAAAAGTTGATAAACCGTTCCCCCCCTTCCAAACCGGAGCGAAGTGAGGAGGGTTAGGGGGGATTAATTTACAATTCTTATGGGATTGCTATAGTATTATTGGTGAGCAATCACCCATTTTCTGACGGCTTTCCTAAAAACAATTCTTCCCTGATTACGATATTTTTCTAACAGGTTTGGCAGTTCTTGAATGGGAAGAGACGGAAAAACTAAACTCTGAGTTGTCACTTGATAAGTGGCGTTATTTTGTAACTGATAGATGGTTAATTTTCCTTGCTCATAAGTCCAAATTTCAGGAACACCTAAGCGAGCATAAATGGGAAACCGATTTAAGGATTTGTTGGTTAAATCGACTTCTAACGCCAAGTCGGGAGGGGGATCAATGTCGAGATTGAGTTCTAATTTTCCCCGCACTTTTGCTTCATTTTGGAAATAAAAACAATTGTCAGGTTCGACTCCCGCTTCTTTAAGTTTTCGCTTCCAAGTGGTTGAGCCATAACATTCGTAGTCTTGTTCTAATGTTTCTGCGATATCCTCGATCGAAATACTAATGAGTTGTTTGTAATATTCATGTTCAGGTAAGGGAGTCATTATTTCTAAAGTTCCTCGATCGTAACTTATTCTCGAAACAGATCGCTCTCCAAGTAGGGAAAGTAAACTCTCGAATTGTTCCCAACTGATATTATTTAACACGACACGATCGGCTCTTTTGCTTGTGGAGAGTAACATGGCAATTTCTCCTTAATTGGCACAACAATAATCGTAATCCTCAACGCTATCAATTTCAGTTTGAGAAATACTGATAACTGGTCACTGATTGGTGTTGGGTTTCGCTTCGCTCCACCCAACCTACTTTTGATCATTGATTGAGGGAACCGAGTATTATTGGTGAGCAATCACCCATTTTCTGACGGCTTTCCTAAAAGCAATTCTTCCCTGATTTCGGTATTTTTCTAACAGGTTTGGCAGTTCTTGAATCGGAAGAGACGGAAAAACTAAACTCTGAGTTGTCACTTGATAAGTGGCGTTATTTTGTAACTGATAGATGGTTAATTTTCCTTGCTCATAAGTCCAAATTTCAGGAACACCTAAGCGAGCATAAATGGGAAAACGATTTAAGGATTTGTTGGTTAAATCGACTTCTAACGCCAAGTCGGGAGGGGGATCAATGTCGAGATTGAGTTCTAATTTTCCCCGCACTTTTGCTTCATTTTGGAAATAAAAACAATTGTCAGGTTCGACTCCCGCTTCTTTAAGTTTTCGCTTCCAAGTGGTTGAGCCATAACATTCGTAGTCTTGTTCTAATGTTTCTGCGATGTCTTTAATCGCATCACTAATTGTGTCTATGTAATATTCATGTTCAGGTAAGGGAGTCATTATTTCTAAAGTTCCTCGATCGTAACTTATTCTCGAAACAGATCGCTCTCCAAGTAGGGAAAGTAAACTCTCGAATTGTTCCCAACTGATGTTATTTAATACGACACGATCGGCTCTTTGGGTTGTGGAGACTACCATGCAAATTTCTCCTTAATTGGCACAACAATAATCGTAATCCTCAACGCTATCAATTTAATATGCTAACAATGCGATCGCGGCGAAGGCTTCTGCTGGGGAAAGAGTGATATTATTTTGTCTTCTTCCCCCTGAAACTCGATCGAATAATCCCATTTAATCTTTCTCCTGCGCTGATTTTATAAGTAATGATTCTGCTTCAGTTTAACCTAGTGCAATTGGACATCATATGTGACCCCTTTATAGTTCCCCCAAGATTGGGGGTTAGGGGGCTAAAACTTGTAATTAGTGTTGGGTTTCGCGTGGAGACGTTCCATGGCACGTCTCTACCCAACCTACTTTTTTGGTAAAATTCACTATAATTAGACCAAAGAAATTAAACGAGAATGCAATGTCGCAACCGTCTCTAACTGTTTCACCGCCAGACTATAGTCTCCTCACTGACCTTTATCAGCTAACGATGGGAGCGTGTTATGTGGGGGAAGGAATCGCCGAAAAGGCGGCAAGTTTCGAGCTATTTGTGCGTCGTTTACCTGCTTCCTACGGCTATCTCATTACAATGGGGTTAGCGCAAGCTCTAGACTACCTCGAACAACTACAGTTTTCTCGATCGCAAATCGAACAGTTGCAACAAACAGGGATTTTTGACCATGCTCCCGATCGGTTTTGGTCATTGCTAGCGGGAAAGGTTTTTACAGGGGAAGTGTGGGCAATGCCAGAAGGAACAGCCGTATTTCCCCATGAGCCTTTTTTACGGGTAGAAGCCCCTTTATGGCAAGCGCAACTGGTGGAAACCTATCTTCTCAATACCATTAACTATCAAACTCTCATTGCCACAAAAGCGGCGAGAATGCGAGATATTGCGGCAGACACAGCTACTTTATTAGAGTTTGGCACGAGACGCGCGTTTAGTCCTCAAGCCTCTCTTTGGGCGGCCCGATCGGCGCTTGCGTCTGGATTTGATGCGACTTCTAATGTTCTCGCGGCGCTACAGTTGGGAGAAAAACCTAGTGGGACGATGGCACATTCTTTAGTGATGGCGATCGGAAGGGGAAAGGAGGGAGAAGCGGAAGCATTTCAGGCGTTTAGTCGCTATTTTCCCACGTCTCCGTTGCTGATTGATACTTATGATCCGATCGAAGCAACGAAACGTCTCAAGGAGGCGATCGAAGCGGGAAACCGACAACTTACTGGTGTCAGGATTGACTCTGGTAATCTGGCGGCATTATCTCAAACGGTGCGATCGTTGCTTCCAGATGTGGCGATTTTTGTCAGTGGTGATCTCGATGAATGGGAAATCCAACGGCTGTTAGCAACAGGAGGAATAATTGATGGTTATGGGATTGGCACTAAATTAGTCACGGGTACACCGATTAACGGTGTGTATAAACTGGTAGAAATTGACGGCGTAACCACTCGCAAACAATCCACCAGTAAGGAAACCTATCCTGGACGCAAACAAGTTTTTCGTCATTGGGAAGCGGGAAAAATACAGCACGATCGGTTAGGTTTAATGACAGAATCACCCAAACCAGAAGAAACGCCGCTTTTACAATTAGTGATGAAACAGGGAACAAAACTGCAGCCAACACCGAGCTTAAAAATCCTGCGCGATCGCACTAGAGAATCAACTTTATCTCTTCCCGATGCGGTGCGTCAAATTGATCACCCTGAAACGATTTCGGTTCAACTTTCTGACCAACTTCAACACCTGATTAATAATGACTGATCATCAATCTTTCCACTCATCTTCGATCGCCCTATTTGGAACTAGCGCTGATCCACCCACCCAAGGACATAAAACAATTTTAGAATGGCTTTCTTACCATTATGATCAAGTTGCAGTTTGGGCAGCCGATAATCCCTTAAAATCCCAACAAACTCCTTTAAAGCATCGGATGAAAATGTTGGAGTTGATGATTGCTTCTTTAAATACGTCTAAACATAATGTACAACTTTATAGTGAACTGAGTAGTCCAAGAAGCATCGAAACTGTAGAAAAAGCAGAGGATATCTGGGGGGAAAATGCAGCGTTTACTTTTGTTATTGGTTCTGATCTCGTTACTCAAATTTCCCGTTGGTATGCGAGTCAAGAATTATTACAGCGAGTGAATTTATTAATTATCCCTCGTCCTGGTTATCCTCCCACAGAAAAAGAATTAAAGATACTAGAGGAAATGGGAACAACTTATCAAGTTGCTGATCTCAACGCACCTCCAGTGTCTTCTACAGCTTATCGGGAAAATGGGAAAACAGATGTGGTTGATGACTCGGTAAGAAGTTATATTCAGGAACAAAATTTGTATTCATGGAAAACTATAAATTAGCATCGGTTAAACCTTCTGTAGCTGAGTTTAAAGTGGGAGTCGATAATGTCATTTTTTCAGTGGATACTCAACACAATCGACTTTTAATTTTATTGGTCAAACGCTATAAAGAACCTTATGCGAACTATTTTAGTTTACCTGGAACATTAGTCCGCGTCGGTGAATCTTTAGAAGCGGCGGCCGATCGAACGTTATCGGAAAAAATTGAAGTGGAGAATCTATATTTAGAACAACTTTATACATTTGGAGAACCTGGACGTGATCCCAGAGATCAGAAAAATAATCAAGATCAACGGTATCTTTCGGTGAGTTATTTTGCTTTAGTACGGTATGAAGATACAAATTTAATCACGACAGGAAATCGAAAGGCGGTTTGGCATTTATTGAAGGAAACTCCCCAATTGGCATTCGATCATAATCGCATTTTAGATTATGGTTATCAACGTTTAAGGAATAAATTGGAATATAGCCCGATCGCGTTTAAGGTGCTACCAGAAGCCTTTACTCTCAACGATTTATATCAGTTTTACACCACAGTTTTAGGCGAGCATTTTTCCGATTATTCTAACTTTCGCGCTCGTCTTTTAAAGCTCGGATTTTTAACTGATACAGGGCTGAAAGTCTCACGAGGCGCGGGAAGACCAGCGACTCTCTACCGTTTTGATGAAGATGCGTTTGCATTATTAAAAGATAAACCTTTAGTTTTTATTTGATCAGGAGAAATTAATGAAAATCGCGATCGCTCAACTCAATTCTACCATTGGTGATTTAACAGGAAACAGCCAAAATATCCTCGATGTTGCTCAAAAAGCAGCCGCAGAAAACGTACAATTATTACTAACACCAGAACTCTCTTTATGTGGTTATCCTCCTCGTGATCATCTACTTAATCCCAGTTTTATTAGTCAGATGTCTCAGCAATTGGAGACATTAGCGAAACAGCTTCCTCCTCAGATTAGTGTGTTAGTGGGAGTCGCAACCATCAATCCTCACGCAACGGAAAAAGGGGAAAAACCCTTACACAATAGTATTGCTTTATTAGAAGCGGGAAAGGTGGTCACTTATTTCCATAAACGGTTACTCCCTACTTATGATGTCTTTGATGAAGTGCGCTATTTTGAACCAGGAAAACAAAGCAACTGTTTTGTGATTAAAGTTAACTCAACCGCAGAAAAAAATCTACCGATTACCATTGGAGTAACGATTTGTGAAGACCTTTGGAATGATGATAAATTTTGGGGAAAACGCAACTATCAACACAATCCTTTAGAAGATTTAGCGACACAAGGAGTGGATTTGATTGTGAATTTATCCGCGTCTCCCTACAGTGTGGGAAAACAAAAATTAAGAGAGTCTATGCTGCGTCATAGCGCAGTTAATTATGGCATTCCGATCGTTTATGCTAACCAAGTGGGAGCAAATGATGATCTGATTTTTGATGGGAGTAGTATCGCTTTTAATCGGAAAGGAGATATTGTTTCTCGTGGGAAATCGTTTCAGACAGACTTGATTCTTTCTGAATTTTCAGCCAGTGAAGAAGACTTGAAACCGACTAAAATTGCTGCTTCGATCGAGCAAGAAGATGAGGAAATTTGGGAAGCATTGGTATTGGGTGTAAAAGACTATGTTCGCAAGTGTGGGTTTAAACAAGTGGTGATTGGTTTGAGTGGCGGAATTGACTCTTCTTTAGTCGCTGCGATCGCTCGATCGGCATTAGGAAAAGACAATGTTTTTGGGGTATTAATGCCTTCTCCTTATAGTTCTTCTGGTTCAATTCGTGATGGAGAAAGCCTTGTCAATAACTTAGGAATCCGTAGTCTGACGTTACCCATTGAACCCGCCATGAAAGCCTACGATCAGATTTTAGCACCCCTATTTTCAGGAACAGAATTTGGGGTCGCAGAGGAAAATCTACAGTCAAGAATTAGAGGGAATTTATTAATGGCGATCGCCAATAAATTTAATTATTTGTTACTTTCTACGGGCAATAAATCAGAAATGGCTGTGGGATATTGTACCTTATACGGTGACATGAATGGCGGACTTGCCGTAATTTCTGACGTACCCAAAACAAGAGTTTATTCAATTTGTCGCTGGTTAAATCGAAACCAAGAAATTATCCCAGAAACCGTTATTAATAAAGCCCCCAGCGCGGAATTAAAACCTGATCAACAAGATCAAGACTCCCTTCCTCCCTACGATATTCTTGATGAAATTTTGCACCGTTTCATCCATGAACATCAAGCACCGAAGCAAATTATTGATGCGGGATTTCCCTCAGAAATTGTGAAGAAAGTAACGAATTTAGTGCGAAAAGCTGAATTTAAACGTCGTCAAGCGCCACCAGGCTTAAAAGTAACTGATCGTGCTTTTGGTACTGGTTGGCGAATGCCAATTGCGAGTCGAATGGAACATTAATCATAATTTTCAATCAGATGGACTAAAGACGCGGGTTGAGTGCTTTCGTTGCCATGTTGGTTAAGTTTTCAACAAAAGAGTCACTCACTTCCGCGCCTGACAAAAGTGTTGACTCTGTGGTCAACCAAAGTAAATACTCAATATTTCCCGCCGGACCGCGTAGGGGAGACCAGGTTAAGCCCCCAATCATCCAACCCATATCTTCCGCCGTTTGTATGACCTGCATTATTCCCAGGTAATGATATTTAGCACTGCGAACCACCCCTTTTTCCCCGACTCGATCGCGCCCCACTTCAAATTGAGGCTTCACTAATACCACCACCTCTCTAGGGGAAATTAACAACTCCCAGAGGGGCTTTAAGACCTTATTTAAGGAAATAAAAGACAAATCAAGCACTCCGAAATCAGCGCGAGGAGAATCACCATATAACGCTTCTGGTTGCAAATAACGTAAGTTTGTCCGTTCTTTTAAGATCACTCGTTCATCTTGACGTAACTGCCATGCCACTTGTCCATAACCCACATCCACCCCGTAAACCTGTTTTGCTTCCGCTTGCAATAAGCAATCTGTGAACCCTCCCGTAGAAATCCCCCCATCAAGACAAATTCGCCCTTTTACCTGAAGGGAAAACTCTGACAGCGCCTTCGCCAACTTTTCGCCGCCTCTCGACACAAACGGCGGACGTTGTGCGACCAGCAAACGTGCTTCTGTATCGACTAACGTTCCTGGTTTATCAATTACTTGGTCATTTACTTTAATTTCTCCAGCACGAATTAATCGTTGTGCCTTTTGTCGAGATTCGCAAAGTTCACGAGTAACCAGCAAGGTGTCTAAACGTTGTTTTTTCATTCTTCAATTCTAAAGCGCAGTTGAACATAAACTAACACCAAAGTTACTATTAATAAAACCGTTGCCGCCGCCGCCGCATAACCAAAATCGAACCGCGCAAAGGCTTCCTGATAGATATAATAAACCAAAAGATTTGTTGAGTTTAGGGGACCGCCTCCTGTCACTACATAAACCTGTTCAAAACTTCGCAAGGTAAAAATAATTGTGGTAATCGTGGTAAAAATTAAAGTGGGACGTAAACCGGGTAAAGTAATATACCAGAACTTTGCTAAACCATCGGCACCGTCTAACTCTGCGGCTTCATATCGCATTTGAGGAATGGCTTGTAATCCTGCTAAAAAAACGACCATATTAAACCCGATTTGCTGCCAGATACTCAGTATAATTAAAACTGGCATCGCCCAAAGGGTACTATTAAGCCAAGGAACAGGATTAAAACCGAGATTAATTAATAGTTCATTCACGGGTCCTTGATTTTGAAATAACCAACGAAACCCTAATCCCACTGCGACTAAAGAGGTAATCGAAGGAATAAAATAAACCGTGCGTAATATCCCTCGCAACGCCACTGATTGATTGAGAAAGACAGCAATCATTAGAGGTAAAATTAAGCTCGGAATGACGGTGGCAATGGTAAAGTAAATGGTATTACGAATGACTTGCCAAAAATCAGGATTGATTAATAAGCGAAGATAGTTTCGTAATCCCGACCATTGCACTCCTTCTACGGTAAAACTCCCCGTTGTAAAACTGAGATAAAACAGGTAAGTGATGGGATAGAAAACAAAGATTCCTAGTAAAATTAAAGCGGGTGTTAAAAATATCCACGCGGTTACTGTTTCTTCGTTTTGCTGTAAAAAAGGGTTAATCTTCTTCGTTATCATCACTTTCTTTTTCTTCTTGTTCCGCTTGATATTCTGCTAATAATTCCGCCACTTTTTGTTTGATTTGTTGATGCTCACTAACGCCTTCATAGGTATAACGATTATAACCATTTTCGACGATTTGAGTCTTAATGTTATTGACTCTTTCTGTGGTGTCGGGGTGAGTGGATAACCAAGCGGGAGGAGTCGCTCGATCGGTATTTTTTTCTTCTAAAGTTAACATGAGATGATAAAGTCCATCGGCGGCGTATTCACTACTCGCTAATAAACGAGTTCCCAATTCATCGGCTTGGCGTTCCATATGGCGACTATAATTGAGAACAATTAAATTAGCAGCAGTTCCCCCATAGGGAACAAATTGACTAACATTTGCTAATAAGTTTCCT
This window contains:
- a CDS encoding NUDIX hydrolase; the encoded protein is MENYKLASVKPSVAEFKVGVDNVIFSVDTQHNRLLILLVKRYKEPYANYFSLPGTLVRVGESLEAAADRTLSEKIEVENLYLEQLYTFGEPGRDPRDQKNNQDQRYLSVSYFALVRYEDTNLITTGNRKAVWHLLKETPQLAFDHNRILDYGYQRLRNKLEYSPIAFKVLPEAFTLNDLYQFYTTVLGEHFSDYSNFRARLLKLGFLTDTGLKVSRGAGRPATLYRFDEDAFALLKDKPLVFI
- a CDS encoding NAD+ synthase, which encodes MKIAIAQLNSTIGDLTGNSQNILDVAQKAAAENVQLLLTPELSLCGYPPRDHLLNPSFISQMSQQLETLAKQLPPQISVLVGVATINPHATEKGEKPLHNSIALLEAGKVVTYFHKRLLPTYDVFDEVRYFEPGKQSNCFVIKVNSTAEKNLPITIGVTICEDLWNDDKFWGKRNYQHNPLEDLATQGVDLIVNLSASPYSVGKQKLRESMLRHSAVNYGIPIVYANQVGANDDLIFDGSSIAFNRKGDIVSRGKSFQTDLILSEFSASEEDLKPTKIAASIEQEDEEIWEALVLGVKDYVRKCGFKQVVIGLSGGIDSSLVAAIARSALGKDNVFGVLMPSPYSSSGSIRDGESLVNNLGIRSLTLPIEPAMKAYDQILAPLFSGTEFGVAEENLQSRIRGNLLMAIANKFNYLLLSTGNKSEMAVGYCTLYGDMNGGLAVISDVPKTRVYSICRWLNRNQEIIPETVINKAPSAELKPDQQDQDSLPPYDILDEILHRFIHEHQAPKQIIDAGFPSEIVKKVTNLVRKAEFKRRQAPPGLKVTDRAFGTGWRMPIASRMEH
- a CDS encoding nicotinate-nucleotide adenylyltransferase is translated as MTDHQSFHSSSIALFGTSADPPTQGHKTILEWLSYHYDQVAVWAADNPLKSQQTPLKHRMKMLELMIASLNTSKHNVQLYSELSSPRSIETVEKAEDIWGENAAFTFVIGSDLVTQISRWYASQELLQRVNLLIIPRPGYPPTEKELKILEEMGTTYQVADLNAPPVSSTAYRENGKTDVVDDSVRSYIQEQNLYSWKTIN
- a CDS encoding Uma2 family endonuclease; the protein is MLLSTSKRADRVVLNNISWEQFESLLSLLGERSVSRISYDRGTLEIMTPLPEHEYYKQLISISIEDIAETLEQDYECYGSTTWKRKLKEAGVEPDNCFYFQNEAKVRGKLELNLDIDPPPDLALEVDLTNKSLNRFPIYARLGVPEIWTYEQGKLTIYQLQNNATYQVTTQSLVFPSLPIQELPNLLEKYRNQGRIVFRKAVRKWVIAHQ
- a CDS encoding carbohydrate ABC transporter permease, whose amino-acid sequence is MITKKINPFLQQNEETVTAWIFLTPALILLGIFVFYPITYLFYLSFTTGSFTVEGVQWSGLRNYLRLLINPDFWQVIRNTIYFTIATVIPSLILPLMIAVFLNQSVALRGILRTVYFIPSITSLVAVGLGFRWLFQNQGPVNELLINLGFNPVPWLNSTLWAMPVLIILSIWQQIGFNMVVFLAGLQAIPQMRYEAAELDGADGLAKFWYITLPGLRPTLIFTTITTIIFTLRSFEQVYVVTGGGPLNSTNLLVYYIYQEAFARFDFGYAAAAATVLLIVTLVLVYVQLRFRIEE
- a CDS encoding Uma2 family endonuclease; the encoded protein is MVVSTTQRADRVVLNNISWEQFESLLSLLGERSVSRISYDRGTLEIMTPLPEHEYYIDTISDAIKDIAETLEQDYECYGSTTWKRKLKEAGVEPDNCFYFQNEAKVRGKLELNLDIDPPPDLALEVDLTNKSLNRFPIYARLGVPEIWTYEQGKLTIYQLQNNATYQVTTQSLVFPSLPIQELPNLLEKYRNQGRIAFRKAVRKWVIAHQ
- a CDS encoding nicotinate phosphoribosyltransferase → MSQPSLTVSPPDYSLLTDLYQLTMGACYVGEGIAEKAASFELFVRRLPASYGYLITMGLAQALDYLEQLQFSRSQIEQLQQTGIFDHAPDRFWSLLAGKVFTGEVWAMPEGTAVFPHEPFLRVEAPLWQAQLVETYLLNTINYQTLIATKAARMRDIAADTATLLEFGTRRAFSPQASLWAARSALASGFDATSNVLAALQLGEKPSGTMAHSLVMAIGRGKEGEAEAFQAFSRYFPTSPLLIDTYDPIEATKRLKEAIEAGNRQLTGVRIDSGNLAALSQTVRSLLPDVAIFVSGDLDEWEIQRLLATGGIIDGYGIGTKLVTGTPINGVYKLVEIDGVTTRKQSTSKETYPGRKQVFRHWEAGKIQHDRLGLMTESPKPEETPLLQLVMKQGTKLQPTPSLKILRDRTRESTLSLPDAVRQIDHPETISVQLSDQLQHLINND
- a CDS encoding TlyA family RNA methyltransferase, producing the protein MKKQRLDTLLVTRELCESRQKAQRLIRAGEIKVNDQVIDKPGTLVDTEARLLVAQRPPFVSRGGEKLAKALSEFSLQVKGRICLDGGISTGGFTDCLLQAEAKQVYGVDVGYGQVAWQLRQDERVILKERTNLRYLQPEALYGDSPRADFGVLDLSFISLNKVLKPLWELLISPREVVVLVKPQFEVGRDRVGEKGVVRSAKYHYLGIMQVIQTAEDMGWMIGGLTWSPLRGPAGNIEYLLWLTTESTLLSGAEVSDSFVENLTNMATKALNPRL